A window of Thermosynechococcus sp. NK55a contains these coding sequences:
- the yidD gene encoding membrane protein insertion efficiency factor YidD, with translation MGNWLSKALIVLIRLYQRWISPLLLPTCRYTPTCSAYAVEAIARFGAVRGTYLAIRRILRCHPFAAAGYDPVPHLEEPPDNPDNYGQ, from the coding sequence GTGGGTAACTGGCTCAGTAAAGCACTGATTGTTTTGATTCGCCTTTATCAACGCTGGATTTCACCGCTATTGTTGCCCACGTGCCGCTATACGCCCACTTGTTCTGCCTATGCAGTTGAGGCGATCGCCCGCTTTGGGGCTGTAAGGGGAACTTATCTGGCCATTCGCCGCATTTTGCGCTGCCACCCCTTTGCAGCGGCTGGCTATGACCCTGTGCCACACTTGGAGGAGCCGCCTGACAATCCTGATAATTATGGGCAATAG
- a CDS encoding AEC family transporter translates to MRNCERAIAMADALSAASPLVIWTSLGFICGRWLPAVIPQWLGRGLYWVGVPIQIFALVRHTNFAGLIWLAPVLAFVALIVGYILAQGLYNLQKHYFQPQWLQYTPPFLTSTVPEGESRRLQGSYLIASILGNTGFVGLGVAIPLLSTTALPWATFYAITQNALGTYGLGSFLGQYYGRGNHQPWWQALAVIPTVPTLWASVAGFATHDLAFPETIEKLCEIDIHLVIPLAFVLIGIRLSRLPGWQSLRVGLLPMLVKTLLLPLTMMAIAYGLGLRGDTLLAIAIMAGTPTAFAALILAEEYELNTDLPPAVIALSTLSFVAVFPFWVVLCRQVLT, encoded by the coding sequence ATGAGGAATTGTGAACGGGCGATCGCGATGGCGGATGCACTCAGCGCAGCTAGCCCCTTAGTTATTTGGACAAGTCTGGGGTTCATCTGTGGCCGTTGGTTGCCGGCAGTGATTCCCCAATGGTTGGGACGCGGCCTTTATTGGGTGGGGGTACCCATTCAAATTTTTGCCTTGGTGCGGCACACCAACTTCGCAGGACTCATTTGGTTGGCACCGGTGCTGGCCTTTGTGGCGCTCATTGTCGGCTATATCCTTGCCCAGGGCCTCTACAATTTGCAGAAGCACTACTTTCAACCCCAGTGGCTCCAATACACCCCTCCCTTCCTAACCAGTACAGTTCCGGAAGGAGAAAGTCGCCGCTTGCAGGGGAGCTATCTGATTGCGAGCATTCTCGGCAACACGGGCTTTGTCGGGTTGGGGGTTGCCATTCCTCTCCTGAGTACGACGGCATTGCCCTGGGCGACCTTCTATGCAATTACCCAAAATGCCCTCGGTACCTACGGCTTGGGTTCATTTCTTGGTCAGTACTACGGCAGAGGGAATCATCAACCTTGGTGGCAAGCTTTGGCAGTGATTCCAACGGTACCGACCCTTTGGGCATCAGTGGCAGGATTTGCTACCCATGATCTTGCATTTCCCGAGACGATCGAAAAGTTGTGTGAGATAGATATTCACTTGGTGATTCCCCTCGCCTTTGTTCTTATAGGAATTCGCCTCAGTCGGCTCCCCGGCTGGCAGAGCTTGCGTGTGGGACTGCTGCCTATGCTGGTCAAGACGTTGTTGCTGCCACTGACGATGATGGCGATCGCCTATGGTTTGGGATTGCGGGGGGACACATTACTAGCGATCGCCATTATGGCCGGTACGCCCACCGCCTTTGCTGCCTTGATTTTGGCGGAGGAATACGAGTTGAACACCGACTTGCCCCCTGCGGTAATTGCCCTAAGTACCCTGAGTTTCGTGGCGGTGTTTCCCTTTTGGGTTGTCCTGTGCCGTCAAGTTTTAACATAG
- a CDS encoding MFS transporter has product MGKRGSALSFVVLLGVVSLCADATYEGARSLTGVYLGVLGASGTVVGLVAGLGEFIGYGLRLVIGYVSDRTRAYWRITTLGYAINTIAVPLMALANRWEVLGGFMIAERTGKAIRTPPRDVLLSYGASQVGRGLGFGLHEAMDQIGAVVGPLMVAGVFALTQHYQWSFAILAIPALIGLVVLLATQRQYPEPRNFETVIQDLDTKRLPTLFWIYLLAVAFLGGGYVDFPLIAFHLQQGNSLQTSQIPLLYALAMGVDAVAALLFGYLLDRIGIMALILAVVLSVGFAPLVFLSSAVIWGMVLWGIGMGAQESIVRAIVANLVPPERRGSAYGIFATGYGLAWFLGSWLMGVLYDRSLGLLVLVSVVLQLLGLTLLLWVRQGSRLPV; this is encoded by the coding sequence CTGGGCAAAAGAGGATCAGCCCTGAGTTTTGTGGTGCTACTGGGAGTTGTCTCCCTGTGTGCCGATGCCACCTACGAAGGCGCACGCAGTCTCACGGGGGTCTATTTAGGGGTCTTAGGCGCCAGTGGTACCGTTGTCGGCTTAGTGGCTGGCTTGGGGGAATTCATTGGCTACGGTCTGCGTCTTGTGATTGGCTATGTGAGCGATCGCACCCGTGCCTATTGGCGCATTACCACCCTCGGTTACGCCATCAATACCATCGCTGTGCCCCTGATGGCCTTGGCCAATCGTTGGGAAGTCCTAGGGGGATTCATGATTGCTGAGCGCACTGGCAAAGCGATTCGTACACCCCCCCGCGATGTTTTGCTCTCCTATGGTGCTAGCCAAGTGGGGCGTGGCCTTGGCTTTGGCCTCCATGAAGCGATGGATCAAATTGGTGCCGTTGTTGGACCGCTGATGGTGGCTGGGGTCTTTGCCCTCACCCAGCATTATCAATGGAGTTTTGCTATCCTCGCCATCCCTGCTCTGATTGGTTTGGTCGTTTTGCTGGCGACGCAGCGGCAGTACCCAGAGCCACGGAATTTTGAAACAGTGATTCAAGATCTCGATACCAAAAGACTACCAACGCTATTTTGGATTTATCTATTGGCCGTGGCCTTTCTGGGTGGGGGTTATGTGGATTTCCCCTTAATTGCCTTTCACTTACAGCAGGGAAACAGTCTGCAAACCAGTCAAATTCCGCTGCTCTATGCTCTGGCAATGGGGGTTGATGCGGTGGCGGCCCTGCTCTTTGGGTACTTACTGGATCGCATTGGCATCATGGCCTTGATCCTTGCTGTGGTGCTGTCAGTGGGCTTTGCGCCCTTGGTTTTCCTCAGTTCTGCGGTAATTTGGGGCATGGTTCTGTGGGGCATTGGGATGGGTGCTCAAGAATCTATTGTGCGGGCGATCGTCGCCAACCTCGTTCCACCAGAACGGCGGGGGTCGGCCTATGGTATCTTTGCCACTGGCTATGGTTTAGCCTGGTTTCTAGGAAGTTGGCTCATGGGGGTGCTCTACGATCGCTCCTTGGGGCTGTTGGTACTGGTGTCGGTGGTGCTGCAACTCCTGGGGCTGACGCTGTTATTGTGGGTGAGGCAAGGGTCTAGGCTTCCTGTTTAG
- the cobM gene encoding precorrin-4 C(11)-methyltransferase gives MIRCTVVISRNTAAGVYFVGAGPGDPELLTLKGQRLLQEADVILYADSLVPTGILQFAPPSAICIPTAAMTLEEIIPLMVEAVQAGKKVVRLQSGDPSLYSAIHEQICRLAEAGIAVEVVPGISAYQLAAARLKAELTLPELVQTIILTRASGRTRVPPTEELASLAAHKASLCLYLSANYVQRAQQDLLQHYPPETLVAVGYRLGWPDEQLWLVPLVDMATFSQQQRLTRTTLYLISPALAVQQQGSDAWRSCLYSPEHYHLFRSH, from the coding sequence ATGATCCGGTGCACTGTCGTGATAAGTAGGAATACTGCTGCTGGGGTTTACTTTGTGGGTGCTGGCCCGGGCGATCCAGAATTGCTTACCCTCAAGGGGCAACGACTCCTTCAAGAGGCCGATGTGATTCTCTATGCCGATTCCTTAGTGCCGACTGGGATTTTGCAGTTTGCGCCGCCGAGTGCCATCTGTATTCCCACAGCTGCAATGACCTTGGAAGAAATCATTCCACTGATGGTTGAAGCGGTGCAGGCGGGGAAGAAAGTAGTGCGGTTGCAATCGGGCGATCCCAGCCTCTACAGTGCCATTCATGAGCAGATCTGCCGCCTAGCGGAAGCAGGCATTGCCGTTGAAGTTGTCCCCGGCATTAGTGCCTATCAATTGGCTGCTGCTCGCCTCAAGGCCGAACTCACCCTGCCTGAATTGGTACAGACAATTATCCTCACCCGTGCCAGTGGCCGTACGCGAGTCCCGCCAACAGAAGAATTAGCCAGTTTAGCCGCCCACAAAGCCAGCTTGTGTCTTTATCTGAGTGCGAATTATGTCCAGCGTGCCCAGCAAGATCTGCTCCAGCACTATCCCCCAGAGACGCTGGTTGCTGTCGGCTACCGCTTGGGATGGCCCGATGAGCAGTTGTGGCTGGTTCCCTTGGTGGACATGGCGACGTTTAGTCAGCAACAGCGATTGACCCGCACGACCCTCTACTTGATCAGTCCAGCCTTGGCGGTGCAACAGCAGGGCAGTGATGCCTGGCGCTCCTGTCTCTATAGTCCAGAACACTATCACCTGTTTCGCTCTCATTAA
- a CDS encoding type IV pilus twitching motility protein PilT has product MPPRPMPPQPAMPQQVVATQPMPTPAARISGPTMEQLVREAFEHGYSDIHVGVGEAPRFRDRGRLEITNYPVTDEETFNYWLNELLTPQQIEQFRTHLEYDGAYQYEGLCRVRINIFVALKGPAMVLRLIPVKILTLEQLNLPPVFKDLCHYHKGLILVTGPTGSGKSTTLAAMVDYINTEMQKHIISIEDPIEFVHQSRRSLIRQREVGIHTLKFDNALKASLREDPDIILIGEMRDRETVNTALKAAQTGHLVFGTLHTNSAVKTIERILNLYNPDEQGPMRMQVAESLVAVIAQALVRTTDGKRAAIHEIMINTDAIKDYILRGEVEEIEAIIPQCTYDGMCTMNQCLYELYEAGRIDEETAIENSPKPNEMAQILRGRI; this is encoded by the coding sequence ATGCCCCCACGCCCCATGCCGCCGCAGCCGGCAATGCCCCAACAGGTGGTGGCAACCCAACCGATGCCGACACCGGCTGCTCGCATTTCTGGCCCCACGATGGAGCAACTGGTGCGGGAGGCCTTTGAGCACGGCTACTCCGATATTCATGTGGGAGTTGGCGAAGCGCCACGCTTTCGCGATCGCGGACGTTTAGAGATTACTAACTATCCCGTTACTGACGAAGAAACTTTTAACTACTGGCTCAATGAACTGCTCACCCCCCAACAAATCGAGCAGTTTCGCACCCACCTGGAATACGACGGCGCCTACCAGTATGAAGGACTGTGTCGGGTACGGATCAACATCTTTGTCGCCCTAAAAGGACCCGCCATGGTGCTGCGGCTAATTCCCGTGAAGATTCTGACCCTAGAGCAGTTGAATTTGCCGCCCGTCTTTAAGGATCTGTGCCACTACCACAAGGGTCTGATTCTGGTGACAGGACCAACGGGTTCTGGGAAGTCCACAACTCTGGCGGCCATGGTGGACTACATCAACACTGAAATGCAAAAGCACATTATCTCCATTGAAGACCCGATTGAGTTTGTGCACCAAAGCCGCCGTTCCCTCATCCGCCAGCGGGAGGTGGGCATCCATACCCTTAAATTTGACAATGCCCTCAAGGCCTCCCTGCGGGAAGACCCCGACATTATTCTCATTGGCGAGATGCGCGATCGCGAGACAGTGAATACCGCCCTCAAAGCCGCCCAAACCGGTCACCTGGTCTTTGGTACCCTGCACACCAACAGTGCCGTGAAAACGATTGAGCGCATCCTCAACCTCTACAACCCCGATGAACAAGGGCCGATGCGGATGCAGGTGGCGGAATCCCTGGTGGCGGTGATTGCCCAAGCCCTTGTGCGCACCACGGATGGCAAGCGGGCGGCCATTCACGAGATCATGATCAACACCGATGCCATCAAGGACTACATTTTGCGGGGTGAAGTGGAGGAAATTGAGGCGATTATTCCTCAGTGTACCTACGACGGTATGTGCACGATGAACCAGTGCCTCTACGAACTCTATGAGGCAGGGCGCATTGACGAAGAAACCGCCATCGAAAACTCCCCCAAACCCAACGAAATGGCGCAAATTCTGCGGGGACGTATCTAG
- a CDS encoding DJ-1/PfpI family protein — protein MSGKRILMLVGDYVEDYEVMVPFQALQMVGHTVHAVCPDKVAGDSVRTAVHDFEGDQTYSEKRGHNFTLNATFTEIDPTTYDALVVPGGRAPEYLRLNPQVLEITKHFGETQKPIAAICHGLQLLAAAGVLAGKTCTAYPACGPEVVSAGGKFTNVAADAVVVDGNLVTAPAWPAHPRWLAAFLEVLGTKINPQPSAAL, from the coding sequence ATGAGTGGCAAACGCATTCTGATGCTCGTGGGCGACTACGTCGAAGACTACGAAGTGATGGTCCCCTTCCAAGCCTTACAAATGGTGGGTCATACCGTGCATGCCGTCTGTCCGGATAAAGTGGCTGGCGACAGCGTGCGCACAGCCGTTCACGACTTTGAAGGGGATCAAACCTACAGTGAGAAACGGGGGCATAATTTTACACTCAATGCCACCTTTACAGAGATTGACCCCACAACCTACGATGCCCTAGTGGTGCCGGGAGGACGGGCCCCAGAATACTTGCGCCTCAATCCACAGGTACTGGAAATCACCAAGCACTTTGGCGAGACCCAAAAACCCATTGCCGCGATTTGTCACGGGCTGCAACTGTTGGCAGCAGCGGGTGTGCTGGCTGGCAAAACCTGTACGGCCTATCCTGCCTGTGGTCCTGAGGTCGTCAGTGCCGGCGGCAAGTTTACCAATGTGGCAGCGGATGCGGTGGTGGTAGATGGCAATCTGGTTACGGCACCGGCTTGGCCTGCCCATCCGCGGTGGTTGGCAGCATTTTTGGAGGTTTTAGGCACCAAGATTAATCCTCAGCCCTCAGCAGCCCTTTAG
- a CDS encoding chemotaxis protein CheW: MLKSRRRRQSQPVVLEQFLTFIVRQEQFAVPMAQAYRVIPLPPIHGDPYQRGIGLVTYENREILVIDIGRCLFDAPLSTSETEKLRFLLILQPRQEWLGLPLTDPPMIERIPQEAIHPIPRNYLHWGSIHNVSSLMVTHQGDQELPPIFIVDIEQVLHTLKTR; encoded by the coding sequence ATGCTTAAAAGCCGTCGCCGTCGCCAGAGCCAACCTGTTGTTTTAGAGCAGTTCTTGACATTTATCGTGCGCCAAGAGCAGTTTGCCGTGCCGATGGCACAGGCCTATCGAGTGATTCCGTTACCCCCTATTCACGGCGATCCATACCAGCGGGGTATTGGCCTTGTCACCTATGAGAATCGGGAAATTTTAGTTATTGATATTGGCCGCTGTCTTTTTGATGCCCCCCTTTCAACCTCAGAAACCGAAAAGCTCAGGTTTTTGCTTATCCTCCAACCCCGACAGGAATGGCTTGGCCTGCCCCTCACAGACCCCCCCATGATTGAGCGCATTCCCCAGGAGGCCATTCATCCGATTCCCCGCAACTATCTCCACTGGGGAAGTATTCACAACGTTAGCTCCCTCATGGTCACCCATCAAGGCGACCAGGAGCTCCCTCCCATCTTTATCGTGGATATTGAGCAGGTCCTGCATACCCTAAAAACTCGATAG
- a CDS encoding ABC transporter ATP-binding protein produces MTAATRSTDWQLLQRLIPYLKPYRWGLLGSGLLLIPLAAAAALQPIIIGQAIALLKGEESTYSFLKALTLTQGIDLLSIALLVTVVLRFGVQAAQGYWIQKIGQNITADIRDDLFDHVLRLSSRFFDRTPVGKLITRLTSDVDALGDVFATGAVGVLSDVFSMLVVILTMFFIDRLLATLLLALVLPIAALIIYFQHCYRVANYKSREELSLLNADLQENIVGITVVQLFRREAFNSQLFRRRNQRYIKEVDRTIFYDSAVSATLEWIAFVAIAGVLWLGGGLVQQRTIDFGTLATFILFSQRVFDPLRQLAEKFTIVQAGLTAIERIHDLLLEPIEIQDPDRTFLRLPQTENTAAAVEFRDVWLAYKDDDYVLKQLSFQIHAGEKVAIVGPTGAGKSSIIRLLCRLYDPTRGEVLVGDRNVRDFSQAELRQHIGVILQESFLFSGDIKSNIALGDNYTLADIQRVAAEMNIAEFIEQLPQGYDTPLRQRGTNLSAGQRQLLAFARVAIRNPEILVLDEATANLDVGTEVMIQEALNRLLVNRTAIIIAHRLATIRHVDRIFVLKRGQLVEQGTHSELLARNGVYAHLYRLQALTEEVAPKQEA; encoded by the coding sequence ATGACAGCAGCAACACGCTCTACGGATTGGCAACTTTTACAACGACTGATTCCTTACCTTAAGCCCTATCGCTGGGGACTGCTAGGCAGTGGCCTGCTTTTGATTCCCTTGGCGGCAGCAGCAGCATTACAACCGATCATTATTGGTCAGGCGATCGCCCTCCTTAAGGGGGAAGAGAGTACCTACAGCTTTTTGAAAGCCTTAACGCTGACCCAAGGGATTGATCTACTGAGCATTGCACTGTTGGTGACCGTGGTACTGCGCTTTGGGGTGCAGGCAGCTCAGGGGTACTGGATTCAAAAAATTGGCCAAAACATTACTGCCGATATTCGCGATGACTTATTTGACCACGTACTGCGGCTCTCCTCCCGCTTCTTTGACCGCACTCCCGTCGGTAAGCTCATTACCCGCTTGACCAGTGATGTGGATGCCTTGGGGGATGTGTTTGCCACTGGCGCTGTGGGGGTTCTCAGTGATGTCTTCTCGATGCTGGTGGTCATCCTGACGATGTTTTTCATTGACCGCCTGCTGGCAACGCTGCTGCTGGCCTTGGTTCTGCCGATCGCTGCCCTGATTATCTATTTTCAACATTGCTATCGCGTCGCCAACTACAAGTCCCGCGAGGAGCTGTCGCTACTGAATGCCGATCTGCAGGAAAACATCGTTGGCATTACAGTGGTGCAATTGTTTCGCCGTGAGGCTTTTAATAGTCAACTGTTTCGGCGGCGCAATCAACGCTACATCAAAGAGGTGGATCGGACAATTTTCTATGATTCAGCGGTATCGGCGACCTTAGAGTGGATTGCCTTTGTGGCGATCGCGGGGGTTCTCTGGCTCGGCGGTGGCTTGGTGCAGCAGCGCACGATTGACTTTGGCACCTTAGCCACATTTATCCTCTTTTCGCAGCGCGTCTTTGATCCATTGCGGCAGTTGGCGGAGAAATTTACCATCGTGCAAGCGGGCTTAACCGCCATTGAGCGCATCCATGATCTGCTTTTAGAACCCATTGAAATTCAGGATCCCGATCGCACCTTTTTGCGCTTGCCCCAGACAGAAAATACAGCGGCTGCCGTTGAGTTTCGTGATGTCTGGCTGGCCTACAAAGACGATGACTATGTCCTCAAGCAGCTTTCCTTTCAAATTCATGCTGGCGAGAAAGTGGCCATTGTTGGCCCCACGGGGGCGGGCAAAAGTTCGATTATTCGCTTGCTCTGTCGTCTTTATGATCCAACGCGCGGTGAAGTCCTCGTTGGTGATCGCAATGTGCGCGACTTTAGCCAAGCAGAACTGCGGCAGCACATTGGCGTGATTTTGCAGGAGAGCTTTCTCTTTTCTGGGGATATCAAAAGCAACATTGCCCTTGGCGACAACTACACCCTTGCCGACATTCAGCGGGTGGCCGCAGAAATGAATATTGCTGAGTTCATTGAGCAGTTGCCCCAAGGCTATGACACTCCCCTGCGGCAGCGGGGCACAAATCTCTCGGCAGGGCAGCGACAACTTTTGGCCTTTGCGCGGGTCGCCATTCGCAATCCAGAAATTCTTGTCCTTGATGAGGCAACGGCCAATTTGGATGTGGGCACCGAGGTAATGATTCAGGAGGCCTTGAACCGTCTCTTGGTGAATCGAACCGCAATTATTATTGCCCACCGCCTCGCCACAATCCGCCATGTGGATCGCATTTTTGTGCTCAAACGGGGACAACTGGTGGAGCAGGGCACCCACAGTGAACTGTTGGCTCGCAATGGCGTGTACGCCCATCTCTACCGGTTGCAGGCCCTCACCGAAGAAGTAGCCCCTAAACAGGAAGCCTAG
- a CDS encoding histone deacetylase: protein MMFSPVFIYSDRFLEHRCPQFHFERPERLLAICRHLQAAFPAAEWREPTPVAEGLTPWLEKIHSPVYLDQLAQMAAAGGGWLDPDTYLNDQSDRVARLAVQAWLDGVDLALQRQQAIFVLARPPGHHALRERGMGFCLLANGAIAGHYALSLPGIRRVAILDWDVHHGNGTQALVQDNPQIAYCSLHEFPAYPYTGDGGDRGRYNNVLNLPMPTGSNGEAYRAAFQDQVMPFLWQFNPDLLIISAGYDAHREDPLSSIELEDADYGWMMHQCLQITHRIVIGLEGGYNLDALGRSLVATVQAAVLDNAAIGPPHEGQGSV, encoded by the coding sequence ATGATGTTTTCCCCTGTCTTTATCTATAGCGATCGCTTCCTAGAACATCGCTGCCCTCAGTTTCACTTTGAGCGGCCCGAACGCCTGTTAGCCATTTGTCGGCATTTGCAAGCCGCATTTCCAGCAGCAGAGTGGCGCGAACCCACCCCTGTCGCAGAAGGCTTGACCCCTTGGCTAGAAAAGATCCACAGTCCGGTGTACTTAGACCAATTAGCCCAAATGGCCGCAGCAGGGGGTGGCTGGTTAGATCCCGATACCTACCTCAATGACCAGAGCGATCGCGTGGCACGGTTAGCCGTACAGGCTTGGCTCGATGGGGTAGATCTGGCTCTACAGCGACAGCAAGCAATTTTTGTTTTGGCGCGTCCCCCCGGCCACCATGCCCTCCGGGAGCGGGGAATGGGGTTTTGCCTGTTGGCGAATGGGGCGATCGCTGGCCATTATGCTCTCAGTTTGCCGGGGATAAGACGAGTGGCAATTCTCGATTGGGATGTCCACCACGGCAATGGTACCCAAGCACTGGTTCAAGACAATCCTCAGATCGCCTATTGTTCGCTCCATGAGTTTCCCGCCTATCCCTACACCGGTGATGGGGGCGATCGCGGGCGCTACAACAACGTCCTCAACTTACCCATGCCGACAGGTTCCAATGGAGAAGCCTATCGAGCCGCATTTCAAGATCAAGTTATGCCCTTTTTGTGGCAATTTAACCCAGATTTACTCATTATCAGTGCGGGGTATGATGCCCACCGTGAGGATCCTCTTTCCAGTATTGAACTAGAGGATGCCGATTATGGCTGGATGATGCACCAGTGCTTACAGATTACTCACCGCATTGTTATTGGTTTAGAGGGAGGATACAACCTTGATGCTTTGGGGCGATCGCTTGTTGCTACAGTACAAGCGGCGGTTCTCGACAATGCCGCCATAGGACCTCCTCATGAAGGGCAAGGCAGCGTTTAG